Proteins found in one Microbacterium sp. SSM24 genomic segment:
- a CDS encoding 30S ribosomal protein bS22 gives MGSVIKKRRKRMAKKKHRKLLRKTRHQRRNKK, from the coding sequence GTGGGTTCAGTCATCAAGAAGCGCCGCAAGCGCATGGCGAAGAAGAAGCACCGCAAGCTGCTTCGCAAGACGCGCCACCAGCGCCGCAACAAGAAGTAA